The stretch of DNA ACGGAAAAAATAAAGTTCGAGACCCTGCATCAATTGCGCCAAAAAGTGGAAAATTTAAAACAGGAAGCGCTTGCGGCAGAACGCAACGGCAATCTGGAGCGCGTGGCGGAGATCACCTACGGCGAGCTGCCGCGGGCCGAGAAGGACTTTCAGATGTTTGAGAAGAAACATTTCGGCATGGGCGCCGTGAAGGGCAAGCGTGCCAAGCCAACGGCCGAAACACGGTTCCTGAAAGATGCTGTTGATAAAGAGGATGTCGCCGCGATTGTTTCGATGTGGACCGGTATCCCCTTGAAGCGGATGCTTGAATCCGACTCCGAGAAAATGATCAAGATAGAAGACGTGCTCCATTCGCGCGTCGTGGGACAGGATGAGGCGATCACAGCGGTCGCTTCGGCTTTGCGCCGCGCCCGTGCCGGGCTCTCCGATGTCGACCGGCCGATCGGATCCTTCATGTTCCTTGGTCCTACCGGCGTCGGCAAAACCGAGCTTGCGCGTGCCCTGGCAGAGTTCATGTTCAATGACGAAAAGGCATTGATCCGCATTGACATGTCCGAATACATGGAACGCCATGCCACGAGCCGCCTCGTGGGTTCTCCGCCGGGATACGTCGGTTACGACGAAGGTGGTCAGCTCACCGAACTGGTCCGCCACCGGCCGTACAGTTTGATCCTTTTTGACGAGATCGAAAAAGCGCACCCCGAAGTGTTCAATCTGCTCCTGCAGGTCTTGGACAACGGGCGTCTCACCGACAGCAAGGGGAAGACCG from Chitinivibrionales bacterium encodes:
- a CDS encoding AAA family ATPase, with protein sequence TEKIKFETLHQLRQKVENLKQEALAAERNGNLERVAEITYGELPRAEKDFQMFEKKHFGMGAVKGKRAKPTAETRFLKDAVDKEDVAAIVSMWTGIPLKRMLESDSEKMIKIEDVLHSRVVGQDEAITAVASALRRARAGLSDVDRPIGSFMFLGPTGVGKTELARALAEFMFNDEKALIRIDMSEYMERHATSRLVGSPPGYVGYDEGGQLTELVRHRPYSLILFDEIEKAHPEVFNLLLQVLDNGRLTDSKGKTVNFKNSIIIMTSNVGSEYLKAMSRIGFSAGADAALGEENDFKKKTMDALRHTFRPEFLNRVDDIVIFNPLRKQDLQKIVDIQLAAVEKQLREVHHIELVVDPAARDYLAREGFSAEFGARPLKRLIQKVILDKLADKIIRGDIKDGSKAHVNFKADSLVVAH